A genomic segment from Fusarium keratoplasticum isolate Fu6.1 chromosome 10, whole genome shotgun sequence encodes:
- a CDS encoding 2-dehydropantoate 2-reductase → MAPSYTDMSVLIYGTGSIGAIFAYVISKSIPEKNIYAICRSNYDAAKEQGFTIDSDLWGTGLSVRPCIVRSVGEAVESSPQQFRWLLVTTKATIDCPDAEAIKPAVSPNTTIVILQNGIAIEEPFRAAFPQTPILSGVLYTPVSQTGPTTFTHGTLDEVFLGTFPAAAPVLHMNACAKFTCLVRTGGAKAHHITDIQIERWKKLLINGSENPICALCRLRDAEFFRSSCGATAFMRDVMSEIAATARAAGYTAIDEGVVQEQLELLTIRPLPGVMPSMMADALAGRQMEVDVILGNTVKIAREHRVATPLLKALLALTTALNKSITAAS, encoded by the coding sequence ATGGCTCCCTCCTATACGGATATGTCCGTCTTGATATACGGAACTGGTAGTATCGGAGCAATCTTCGCCTACGTCATATCCAAGAGTATCCCGGAGAAGAATATTTACGCCATCTGCCGTTCCAACTATGATGCCGCCAAGGAACAGGGCTTCACCATCGACTCGGATCTGTGGGGAACAGGTCTATCTGTACGACCATGTATCGTACGCTCTGTCGGAGAGGCTGTCGAGTCATCACCTCAGCAATTCAGATGGCTCCTCGTTACAACAAAGGCTACAATTGATTGTCCCGATGCCGAGGCTATCAAACCTGCTGTCTCACCCAACACAACAATCGTCATCCTGCAAAACGGCATAGCCATTGAGGAGCCCTTCCGAGCTGCATTCCCTCAGACACCTATCCTTAGCGGTGTGCTCTACACACCCGTCAGCCAGACAGGGCCTACCACCTTCACGCACGGGACTCTAGACGAAGTATTCCTGGGAACATTTCCGGCCGCAGCCCCTGTCCTTCATATGAACGCTTGTGCCAAGTTTACTTGCCTTGTGAGAACAGGAGGCGCAAAGGCCCACCACATCACCGATATTCAGATTGAACGTTGGAAGAAGCTTCTCATAAACGGGTCTGAGAATCCAATCTGTGCCCTCTGTCGTCTCCGAGACGCTGAGTTCTTCCGGAGCTCTTGCGGGGCGACAGCTTTTATGAGGGATGTCATGTCAGAAATTGCGGCTACTGCGCGCGCCGCTGGATACACTGCAATTGATGAGGGGGTGGTTCAAGAACAGCTGGAGTTGTTGACGATAAGACCACTTCCTGGGGTTATGCCTAGTATGATGGCTGATGCGCTTGCAGGGCGGCAGATGGAAGTTGACGTCATCTTGGGGAATACGGTCAAAATTGCTCGAGAGCACCGAGTGGCTACACCTCTTCTTAAGGCATTGTTAGCTCTGACTACAGCTCTCAACAAGAGCATTACAGCTGCATCCTGA
- a CDS encoding BZIP domain-containing protein, whose amino-acid sequence MSFSPRVLREFYTSLPKTMRDELRELAKAGDFSFVDVIKSQLRPGNNLSNQSPGQRTLEDSTYCPYRNALHIARFSYFAALFTNFSSLGFDFSLFLDETSVSPFVGRSDLDDTSVPSSLRPLESQRSVSHHP is encoded by the coding sequence ATGTCTTTCAGTCCTCGGGTTCTACGAGAGTTCTACACATCACTACCAAAAACCATGAGAGACGAGCTTCGGGAATTGGCAAAGGCGGGCGACTTCTCGTTTGTAGATGTCATCAAGTCGCAACTTAGGCCTGGCAACAATCTATCCAATCAAAGTCCCGGACAAAGAACTTTGGAAGATTCAACATACTGTCCCTACCGTAATGCCTTACACATTGCACGATTCTCCTACTTTGCAGCACTATTCACAAACTTTAGTTCGCTCGGCTTCGACTTTTCATTATTCCTCGACGAGACAAGCGTGTCTCCCTTTGTCGGCCGCTCTGATCTTGATGATACCAGCGTCCCCTCTAGCCTTCGACCACTAGAATCACAGCGTTCTGTTTCTCATCACCCTTAA
- a CDS encoding BZIP domain-containing protein: MGSAQDIVGSNASTNHAAKKQTSMERRIQNRKAQKAYRDRKRQRLQELESKVHALESASFIQLSTPLSIGNLDTTPSQNIDASLGLLGDALNGDALQVFSSPTPGFTEASSWNDADM; this comes from the exons ATGGGGTCCGCACAAGACATTGTTGGTAGCAATGCTTCTACCAATCATGCCGCAAAGAAACAGACATCGATGGAACGACGGATACAAAACCGAAAGGCCCAAAAGGCATACC GCGATAGAAAACGCCAAAGGCTACAGGAGTTGGAAAGCAAGGTGCATGCCCTAGAAAGTGCATCATTTATACAGCTATCGACGCCACTGTCTATTGGCAACCTCGACACCACACCAAGTCAGAACATTGATGCCTctctcggccttcttggagatGCTCTAAACGGTGATGCCCTGCAAGTCTTCTCCAGTCCGACACCTGGTTTCACCGAAGCCTCAAGTTGGAATGATGCCGACATGTAG
- a CDS encoding MFS domain-containing protein, with protein sequence MAVEMASTSEASLWRDPYESVNLPGDKNPVNFSPGKKARVVAAGVTIIVNSALGSSLPSGAASDIAKEFCVTAPLQLVLLNSIYMLGFAIGPLIFGPLSEHVGRRIVLIGTYLAYMVFTLCCAVSPTYGTLLLFRLLCGIAAAAPNAVVGPLFADIYDRPEPRGRSMAYFMCATSMTPPFGPIISGYATRVSWRLTFWIGLAIAGVCLPLVVFLPETYVPVLKKKPFVMITKEPVVLFSALYLALIYSTLYLFFQAYPIIFQGVYGLSYGEVGLTFLPVTAGSVLALVIFLCYSAYHSSAMKAGAPWAAKIEYRRLPLACAGGPMIVISLFWLGWTAYPSIHPAVPAVSGLFFGAGYLIIFIALLNYITDAYRQFSASAQASASTLRSITAVCLPLAAPQMYHKLGVQWACSLLAFVTLGLALIPFVFIRYGEALRKRSPFCQKLAQAPSMIVAT encoded by the exons ATGGCTGTTGAGATGGCGTCGACGTCGGAAGCGAGTCTCTGGAGAGACCCTTACGAGTCTGTTAACCTCCCAGGCGACAAAAACCCTGTCAACTTTTCTCCT GGTAAAAAGGCACGGGTCGTGGCAGCAGGcgtcaccatcatcgtcaacagcgCCCTCGGCTCCTCGTTGCCCTCTGGGGCTGCGAGCGACATCGCCAAAGAGTTCTGCGTCACCGCTCCTCTACAACTCGTCCTCCTGAACTCGATATACATGCTTGGCTTTGCGATTGGGCCCCTCATCTTTGGTCCCCTGAGCGAGCATGTCGGGCGCCGAATCGTGCTCATAGGCACATACCTCGCGTACATGGTCTTTACGCTCTGTTGCGCCGTGAGTCCAACATATGGCACGCTGCTGCTATTTCGCCTCCTGTGTGGCATAGCAGCCGCAGCTCCCAATGCTGTGGTCGGACCGCTGTTTGCCGATATATATGATCGTCCCGAACCCAGGGGCAGGTCGATGGCGTACTTTATGTGTGCCACCTCGATGACGCCGCCATTTGGACCTATAATCTCAGGATATGCAACCAGAGTCTCTTGGAGGTTGACCTTCTGGATTggcctcgccatcgccggcgtCTGCCTCCCGCTCGTGGTATTTCTCCCGGAGACGTACGTCCCCGTTCTCAAGAAAAA GCCTTTTGTCATGATCACCAAGGAACCAGTGGTCCTTTTCTCAGCCCTTTACCTAGCGCTAATCTATTCGACTCTGTACCTGTTCTTTCAAGCATATCCAATCATCTTTCAAG GGGTGTATGGGTTGTCGTATGGCGAAGTTGGCTTGACTTTCCTACCAG TGACTGCTGGCTCTGTTCTTGCTCTGGTGATCTTCCTCTGCTATAGCGCTTATCACTCTTCGGCCATGAAAGCGGGTGCGCCTTGGGCGGCCAAGATTGAATATCGCCGACTTCCCCTTGCCTGTGCAGGCGGTCCAAT GATCGTGATATCCCTGTTCTGGCTTGGATGGACAGCCTACCCGAGCATTCATCCAGCAGTACCTGCAGTTTCGGGCCTATTCTTCGGAGCTGGCTATCTCATAATCTTTATAGCGCTGCTAAACTACATCACCGACGCTTACAGGCAATTCTCTGCGTCTGCACAAGCATCTGCTAGCACGCTGCGGTCCATCACTGCTGTCTGCCTACCCCTAGCGGCACCCCAGATGTATCACAAACTTGGGGTCCAGTGGGCATGCTCACTTCTTGCATTTGTCACCTTGGGGCTGGCATTGATACCGTTTGTTTTTATTCGATACGGAGAAGCCCTTCGGAAACGGAGCCCGTTCTGTCAAAAGCTTGCCCAGGCTCCAAGCATGATTGTCGCGACATGA
- a CDS encoding Zn(2)-C6 fungal-type domain-containing protein — MAMNYRPIKPAPPMDGSHRVDKSSRSAPKRPPATKTACWGCRKRKAKCDGQRPACANCIKSTRECVYDTKIRDSNTRALQLANQELREQLDASNLLLRQLASGAPEVRGPILQFLAGNKQPQEIIRALRIDNSLGLRPKPSERRQDKIVYRLLGSQTPHSTTHHTMESLPTPANSVADSTIMPVFDQPSWQPSDTDTSVTPVSNTLDKSPMLLEGPSSLEPVASSFTPRNAITVKPYLQSPVLIPEASRIKRESLLFVFPLFNRLDYLLGAPTDDHDTSPDLLRDTDQTARCFSSTGAYRGAPSLNLPNSHSSYSSPVFDQLASLGESRVPVQTGQSLAAFLRIHSNYGNSFGNLPLSSSIRANNYPPDVQDAQLRNFTVPIWAVTTLNTLPDPGGLREAFTSVYNEATRLLQEGTALEKVVGTHPEIAALFDQGVFDKSTLLSKWAAQMVHSVKLKGYDFTCFASMYVFWYLMRWMISPSPETYAAIPEWIRPTPNQLFIPHINMVDFAIWPDFRELVVQLPSMQEHMEWLIDLSNSIQCEWPYELDQALCKDEASGNIDLVDLAKQHVWTLGCWSVGPTFRSYLLNADNYVNIRVEDLEVGASAYTELGREM; from the exons ATGGCGATGAATTACAGACCTATCAAGCCTGCTCCCCCGATGGATGGGAGCCATCGAGTGGACAAATCATCTCGATCAGCACCGAAGAGGCCACCAGCAACCAAGACTGCTTGCTGGGGATGTCGCAAGCGAAAAGCCAAA TGTGATGGGCAACGACCAGCATGTGCAAACTGCATAAAGTCAACCAGAGAATGCGTCTACGACACCAAGATCAGGGATTCAAACACAAGAGCTCTTCAGCTCGCCAACCAAGAGCTTCGAGAGCAGCTAGACGCCTCAAATCTGCTTCTGAGGCAGCTGGCGTCAGGTGCTCCAGAAGTCCGAGGTCCTATTCTCCAGTTTTTAGCAGGCAACAAGCAGCCTCAGGAGATCATTCGAGCTTTGAGGATCGATAATAGCCTTGGGCTTCGACCAAAGCCGTCGGAGCGACGGCAAG ACAAGATCGTTTATCGATTGCTAGGCTCACAGACGCCGCACTCGACAACCCATCATACGATGGAAAGTCTTCCGACCCCAGCCAATTCTGTTGCTGATTCAACCATCATGCCCGTATTTGATCAGCCCTCATGGCAGCCTTCTGATACGGACACTTCAGTAACTCCGGTTTCCAATACTTTGGATAAGTCCCCT ATGTTGCTAGAAGGTCCATCTTCTCTCGAACCTGTGGCATCTAGCTTTACTCCTCGGAATGCCATCACAGTTAAGCCGTACTTGCAAAGTCCAGTTCTCATACCCGAAGCATCTCGGATCAAACGGGAGAGTCTCTTGTTTGTATTTCCCTTGTTCAACCGTTTGGATTATCTGTTGGGTGCTCCCACAGACGATCATGATACAAGCCCAGACCTCCTCAGAGACACAGATCAAACGGCTCGCTGCTTTTCATCCACGGGAGCTTATCGAGGAGCGCCATCTTTGAACCTTCCCAACTCTCACAGTTCCTACTCATCTCCCGTCTTTGATCAGCTGGCTAGTCTCGGCGAATCGAGAGTACCTGTGCAAACCGGTCAAAGCCTAGCTGCCTTTCTCAGAATTCATTCCAACTACGGGAATTCTTTTGGCAATCTTCCACTCTCCAGCAGCATCCGAGCCAATAACTACCCTCCGGACGTTCAAGATGCACAACTCAGAAACTTCACAGTGCCTATTTGGGCTGTGACGACACTGAATACTCTGCCTGACCCAGGCGGCCTGCGAGAAGCGTTTACCAGCGTGTACAACGAGGCGACGAGGTTACTCCAAGAAGGCACCGCCCTTGAAAAGGTAGTTGGGACACATCCTGAGATAGCGGCATTATTCGACCAAGGTGTATTTGACAAGTCAACTCTTCTTTCAAAATGGGCTGCACAGATGGTGCATAGCGTTAAGCTCAAAG GATACGACTTTACCTGCTTTGCATCGATGTACGTCTTCTGGTACCTGATGCGATGGATGATCAGCCCATCTCCCGAAACATATGCCGCCATACCAGAATGGATCAGGCCAAC GCCAAACCAACTTTTCATACCTCATATCAATATGGTCGATTTTGCCATCTGGCCAGACTTCCGTGAGCTTGTGGTCCAGCTACCATCCATGCAAGAGCATATGGAGTGGCTTATCGACTTATCCAACTCGATTCAGTGCGAGTGGCCATATGAGCTTGATCAAGCACTGTGCAAGGACGAAGCCAGTGGAAACATTGATCTTGTTGACTTGGCCAAG CAACATGTGTGGACTCTAGGGTGCTGGTCCGTAGGCCCGACGTTTCGGAGTTACTTATTAAACGCGGATAACTACGTAAATATTAGAGTTGAAGATCTGGAAGTTGGCGCATCCGCATATACTGAACTGGGGCGAGAGATGTGA